The sequence TTTATCAAACAAACTGAAAACATTTACAATGTGATTATCTGTGATTTTTCAGTCAATCTATGATATACTTTTTTAGTTACATTAAATGATATAGAGGATATTATGACAAAACTTAGAAATGACATCCGTAACGTAGCCATTATTGCCCACGTTGACCACGGAAAAACAACCCTCGTTGATGAGCTTTTGAAGCAGTCACAAACCCTTGATGAGCGTACGCAGTTGGATGAGCGTGCCATGGACTCAAACGATATTGAAAAAGAGCGTGGTATCACCATTCTTGCCAAAAACACTGCCGTAGCTTACAACGGAACACGTATCAACATCATGGACACACCAGGACACGCGGACTTCGGTGGTGAGGTTGAGCGGATCATGAAAATGGTGGACGGTGTTGTGCTTGTCGTAGATGCCTACGAGGGTACTATGCCACAGACTCGTTTCGTATTGAAAAAAGCTCTTGAACAAAACTTGACACCAATCGTCGTTGTCAACAAGATTGACAAACCGTCTGCTCGTCCAGAAGAAGTTGTGGACGAAGTACTTGAACTCTTCATCGAATTGGGTGCAGATGATGACCAGTTGGAATTCCCAGTGGTTTACGCATCAGCTATCAACGGGACTTCATCTTTGTCTGACAATCCAGCAGACCAAGAAGAAACAATGGCACCAATTTTCGATACCATCATCGAACATATCCCTGCACCAGTGGATAACTCAGATGAGCCTTTGCAGTTCCAAGTATCCCTTTTGGACTACAATGACTTCGTAGGTCGTATCGGTATCGGTCGTGTCTTCCGTGGTACTGTTAAAGTTGGTGACCAAGTTACCCTTTCAAAACTAGACGGCACTACTAAAAACTTCCGCGTTACCAAGCTCTTTGGTTTCTTCGGTCTTGAGCGTAAGGAAATCCAAGAAGCAAAAGCTGGTGACTTGATTGCCGTTTCAGGTATGGAAGACATCTTCGTTGGCGAAACCGTAACACCGACGGATGCGGTTGAGCCACTTCCAGTTCTTCGTATTGATGAGCCAACTCTTCAAATGACCTTCTTGGTTAACAACTCACCATTTGCAGGTCGTGAAGGCAAGTGGGTAACTTCTCGTAAGATTGAAGAACGTCTTTTGGCAGAATTGCAGACAGACGTATCTCTTCGTGTTGATGCGACGGATTCTCCAGATAAATGGACTGTTTCAGGTCGTGGTGAATTGCACTTGTCTATCTTAATTGAAACCATGCGTCGAGAGGGCTATGAGCTTCAAGTATCACGTCCAGAGGTTATCATCAAGGAAATCGACGGTGTGAAAATGGAGCCGTTCGAGCGTGTGCAAATCGATACACCAGAAGAGTACCAAGGTTCAGTTATCCAGTCCCTTTCAGAGCGTAAGGGCGATATGTTGGATATGATTTCAACTGGTAACGGTCAAACTCGTTTGGTCTTCCTCGTTCCAGCTCGTGGTTTGATTGGTTACTCTACAGAATTCCTTTCAATGACACGTGGTTACGGTATCATGAACCATACTTTCGACCAATACTTACCTGTTGTTCAAGGTGAAATCGGAGGTCGTCACCGTGGTGCCCTTGTCTCTATTGACCAAGGTAAGGCAACGACTTACTCTATCATGCGTATCGAAGAGCGTGGAACAATCTTTGTCAACCCAGGTACTGAGGTGTACGAAGGTATGATCATCGGTGAAAACTCGCGTGATAACGACTTGACAGTTAACATCACAACTGCTAAGCAAATGACCAACGTCCGTTCAGCAACCAAGGACCAAACATCTGTAATCAAGACTCCACGTATCTTGACCCTTGAAGAATCCCTTGAATTCTTGAACGATGACGAGTACATGGAAGTTACACCTGAGTCAATCCGTCTTCGTAAGCAAATCTTGAACAAGGCAGAGCGTGACAAGGCTGCTAAGAAGAAAAAATTAGCAACGGAAGAATAAGTTGACGCACACAAGGAGGAATCATGTTTTACTTGATTATTGCCATTATCTTGGTACTCTTCTATCTATTTGTAGCACCGAATAATATCAAGGGGACCATGAATGTGGTGATAGCGGTCTTCCTCATTGTCATTTTGTTCGCCGCCCTCCTTCTAGGCTTTCTAAAGATTATGGAGGTCTCCCTAGAAGTCTGGTTAGGGATAGCCATGGTGATTTTAGGCCTGTTTGCTATGCGGGATATCAATCATTTGGATAGACCTAAAAAGCGCCAAGCCATTCGGCGATTACAAAAAAAATAAAGAGCCAGTTGGCTCTTTTTCATTTGGCGAATAATCAGAAAAAGAGTCTGGAGATTGAATCCAGACTCTTTTGGATTTACCCTACTAGGTTTGGGCTTTTGTGAATCGACTTTGGATTTATTCTTTATCGATTTTTTTGTCCAATTTTTCCAATTGTTTTGCAGCGAAGTCCCGTCCGCCAAGACCAAATGCAAGGGCGAAGGCTACTGCAAATGCTCCAAGAACAATTGTAAAGGTTGATTGCACGATATTTTGTGCAAATTTCAATTGGTCAAGTGCCATAAAGACAGCCAAGACAAGGATGCCGTAACGGACCAATCCTGCTAAGAAGGCGTTGTTTGTTACCTTGTTTAGGAAGCTTGACAAGATGTTTCCACCAATTACTGCCAAGACAACGATAGCGATAGCGCTGATTAGAGATGGAAGGTAAGCAAGAATAGCAGTACCAACTGAGTTGAAGACTTGAAGGTTCAAGACTTGGATCGCTTGTACAAAGAAGAAGATGATGATAATGGCACGTACTACTTGTGCAATGACTGCTGAAAGTTGGAAGTTGGCATCTTCTTTGTTTGTTAGGTATTTAGAGTAAGTATTGATGCCAGCAGTTTCAAGGAGATTTTCCAAGAGGTTGCCGATTAATTTAGCGATAAAGCTACCAAGTGCAATCAAGACAAGTGCAACCAAGACACTTGGAAGCGCACCGATTACTTGGTTTAAAATTGTAACGATTGGTTGAGAGATGCTGGTAATACCAAGTGTTTCCAAAGCCAAGGTCAAGATTGGGATGAAGACCAAGACATAAACAACGGTTGCCAAAACGGAAATTAGTTGTTTGGTATCAATAGGAAGTTTCTCTTGTCCAGTAACTTTTGCATACCAAGTATCGATATCCAAGCGTTCCAAGAAAGCAACCAGGAGGCTCTTGATAAAGTTGCAGAAGAAGGTTCCGACGAAGAGGATCAAGCCTGCTGCAATCAAGTTTGGAATGAAGGCAAAGAATTTTTGGAACATGCTGGCAATTGGATCAACTGTTGAGCTGATATTCAAACCAGAAAGTATGGATGGTAGGAAGAAGAGGATGACCAGGAAGTAAACCAGCTGACCGAGGTTTTTAATGACTCCTTTACCGTCGTCTTCTTGTTTGATAATGCCCCATTTGTGCAGTTTGTCAGCAAACTGGATTTTGTTGAGGCCAGTGAGTGTGAGCTTGCGCAAGAAGCTAGCGAGCACAAAGGCAATCACCAAGAGAATCAACATGCTCACGAATCCTGGCAAGGCAGAAACAAGTGGCAAGAATAGGGTTTCAAGAATACTTGTCATAATGACACTCCTTTAAATATTTTTCACTCGTAGTCTAACATGTTTATAATAGAATAGCAAAGAAGACGACTCCATTTTGTAATAATTCTAAAAAAACTGTTTAAGAAGTTTGAAAGTGACCGCTCTGGCTTGAAAATGGGGGATTTTCCATGTAAAATAGTAAGTTAGAAAGAATGGTATCTATTGATGAAAATGATTGAAGATTTTAAGAATAAAAAAGTTTTGGTATTGGGCTTGGCCAAGTCTGGCGAGGCTGCGGCTCGGTTGTTAGACCGCCTTGGTGCAATCGTAACTGTCAATGACGGTAAGCCTTTTGAAGACAATCCGATGGCTCAGACCTTATTGGAAGATGGGATTCGGGTCATCTGTGGTAGCCATCCCTTGGAATTATTGGATGAAGAATTTGCCTTGTTAGTGAAAAATCCTGGTATCCGCTATGATAATCCTATGGTGGTGAAGGCCCTGGACAAGGGGATACCTGTTTGGACCGAGGTTGAATTGGCTTATCTTGTTTCTGAGGCGCCGATTGTGGGCATCACAGGGTCAAATGGGAAAACAACAACAACGACCATGATTGCAGAAGTTCTTAACGCGGGTGGTCAATCTGCGAAATTGTGTGGCAATATTGGCTATCCTGCTTCAGAAGTGGTTCAAGAGGCGCGTGACACGGATTGTCTGGTGATGGAGCTGTCTTCTTTCCAATTAATGGGAACGGAGTCATTCCTCCCTAAGATTGCAGTCATCACAAATTTAATCGCAAGCCACTTGGATTACCACGGCAGTTTTGACCAATATGTGGCAGCCAA is a genomic window of Streptococcus sp. 29896 containing:
- a CDS encoding mechanosensitive ion channel; this encodes MTSILETLFLPLVSALPGFVSMLILLVIAFVLASFLRKLTLTGLNKIQFADKLHKWGIIKQEDDGKGVIKNLGQLVYFLVILFFLPSILSGLNISSTVDPIASMFQKFFAFIPNLIAAGLILFVGTFFCNFIKSLLVAFLERLDIDTWYAKVTGQEKLPIDTKQLISVLATVVYVLVFIPILTLALETLGITSISQPIVTILNQVIGALPSVLVALVLIALGSFIAKLIGNLLENLLETAGINTYSKYLTNKEDANFQLSAVIAQVVRAIIIIFFFVQAIQVLNLQVFNSVGTAILAYLPSLISAIAIVVLAVIGGNILSSFLNKVTNNAFLAGLVRYGILVLAVFMALDQLKFAQNIVQSTFTIVLGAFAVAFALAFGLGGRDFAAKQLEKLDKKIDKE
- the typA gene encoding translational GTPase TypA → MTKLRNDIRNVAIIAHVDHGKTTLVDELLKQSQTLDERTQLDERAMDSNDIEKERGITILAKNTAVAYNGTRINIMDTPGHADFGGEVERIMKMVDGVVLVVDAYEGTMPQTRFVLKKALEQNLTPIVVVNKIDKPSARPEEVVDEVLELFIELGADDDQLEFPVVYASAINGTSSLSDNPADQEETMAPIFDTIIEHIPAPVDNSDEPLQFQVSLLDYNDFVGRIGIGRVFRGTVKVGDQVTLSKLDGTTKNFRVTKLFGFFGLERKEIQEAKAGDLIAVSGMEDIFVGETVTPTDAVEPLPVLRIDEPTLQMTFLVNNSPFAGREGKWVTSRKIEERLLAELQTDVSLRVDATDSPDKWTVSGRGELHLSILIETMRREGYELQVSRPEVIIKEIDGVKMEPFERVQIDTPEEYQGSVIQSLSERKGDMLDMISTGNGQTRLVFLVPARGLIGYSTEFLSMTRGYGIMNHTFDQYLPVVQGEIGGRHRGALVSIDQGKATTYSIMRIEERGTIFVNPGTEVYEGMIIGENSRDNDLTVNITTAKQMTNVRSATKDQTSVIKTPRILTLEESLEFLNDDEYMEVTPESIRLRKQILNKAERDKAAKKKKLATEE
- a CDS encoding DUF3165 family protein, with translation MFYLIIAIILVLFYLFVAPNNIKGTMNVVIAVFLIVILFAALLLGFLKIMEVSLEVWLGIAMVILGLFAMRDINHLDRPKKRQAIRRLQKK